The DNA region CGGCCTGGAACATCTCGCGGATGATGTCGCAACCGCCGACGAACTCGCCCTTCACATAGAGCTGCGGAATCGTCGGCCAGTTCGAATAGACCTTGATGCCGTCGCGCAGCTCGGCCGATTCGAGAACGTTGAGGCCCTTGTAGCCGACACCGATGTGGTCGAGGATTTGCACGACCTGACCGGAAAACCCGCACTGCGGGAATTGCGGCGTG from Bradyrhizobium sp. B124 includes:
- the grxD gene encoding Grx4 family monothiol glutaredoxin, with product MSIEQFIDNEVKSNDVVLFMKGTPQFPQCGFSGQVVQILDHIGVGYKGLNVLESAELRDGIKVYSNWPTIPQLYVKGEFVGGCDIIREMFQAGELQQLFADKGIPVDVVA